The segment ACTGCTGTGTTCCTTCACACCTCCTGAACATAGTCAAGACCATATGGTTACTGCCTGAATGACTTTTTATGAAAcgggaaaataaaaagaaaaagggaaaaagtgGTAAGCTCAACCTAGTTGATGAGGTGCTAGTGAGGGAAAAAGTGGTTACTGCTAGAATTGTCTACATTCTCTGCCTTTATAGCCTTAATAGCTTTTAGATTATTTGGTGTCATTTGTACTGAGTCACAGGTTGCTTAATTAGCTCGAAAATGAAGAGCCATCTCATCGGCATGAAATTCAGAAAGAGTTTGTTCATTTCAAGTTGACAAGATGGGAGGCAAGACATTGATCTAGTTTTCTTTTCTGGTAAGCAGTGCCCCCAAAATGTACAAAAGAAGTTTCCTTCAGATTGAATTGTTCCAAAATGAACAGAAACAATGGGCTTGAAACAATATTGTGACCGTACCCTTTATGTACATAGAAAACATATAAATCGTAGAAGAAGTAACAGAACATGGAATCAGTAattgggaatttttttttaattcagatCAATGTTGACAATGGCATCGGTCCGTGCCCACAAGTAGGTTTTGGCTTTAACTGCTTTGATTCTTCACACCTCCTAAAAATATTCAAGATCATGTGGTTACTGTCTGAATGTTGACTGAAATATTTGGTTAGGAGAGTTCAAATTTCATAATATGTGCATGTCTTACCCGTCCAGCTTCCTAATTCTGCAATTATTTGATAATTTGGTGGGTATGATTTGTGCAAAGTCAACAAGACCCGAGTAAATCGAACTGAACTGTTAAGGGAGTCATAGTTTGGATGTGTAGCAGTTTGTTTCTCCCCTTCATATGATTATCATAATATGCCATAATTTACTCCAACTAATTATTATTTCTAGGAGCAACTTGTACCATTATTTGAACATGACATAATTTTCAGGATTAACTTATACACAAAAAGTTTCATCAAGAAATAAGTTGTGCACATAAACACCCCAACTCTTCCTTTTTCAGAAGGGTAGTAAGATATGTTGAAGTACTGGGGAGATGCTTCCTGGTGAACACTGATCTCACAAGtcaccccaaaaaaaaaaaaaaaaaaaaaaaaaggaacacaCACACAGTAAGGTGCAGGGTCCCTTTGCTTTGTCAATGCAATAAGGACAAGCAGGCATCCTGTTCCCTTTTCCAactcaaatttgatattaaatATTTGCGCACAAACAATCAAACACCAAATATGAACATAAAAGGAGTGTTCCCCTGCAACTCAATTAGCCATAACAAAAGTTGCAGGGATCTGAAAGCATATGTAACATGATCATGAAAAACAGCAAACGAAAAGTGGTTACACAAACTAGTACTCTGAATCTCAGCTTCTTGTTCAATCAGAATTCCTATAAAATTCATGCCGGAGCACGAACCCGTACTCTGAACAATTCAACTTGATTACACAAACAAGTTTTTTCTGACAAAAGATTCAAATACTTGATTCGAAGTGAACAACTTTTCGCAGATTTAATTTCCTGATGGCTGAGAGAGATATATAGCTAATGGCGATGGCGCCGGCAATGGCAGCCACGCCCACAACCCGCCTCAGCCTTCACTTCATCTACCTCGAACGAAACCGAGACTGGCACGTTCTTCAGGTACTGCGACACGGACAGTGCGACGGCCGCCGACATCGAGACGGCCCCGGACCCGCGGACCCGCTGGCAGAACTCGCCGGCGCCCTTGCAGACGCCGCTGACCCGCCGGCCGCAGGTGCCGAAGTCTTCAACCGCGAACGACAGCGCCGACGACGAGTAGAGGAGCACCTTCGCGACCGTGTCGATGAGCTCGGCCAGCGACTTGACCGCCTTGCCTTCGTCACCCCTGCCGCGCGCCGTCaaccacgccgccgccgcctgcagcATCGCCGATATCACATTGGCGGCTAGAGAATACCTGCTCCATCATGCATGTTCATGGATATATAGCAACGCATGATCAAAAGTTCGTCATTGGAGAATCACGGCGAAAGGATTCATGGAAACCATCAGAAATCCAGAAGGCATTGTGAGCAAGACTCGTACCTCAAGGAGTTGTAGTCGCTGTAGGAGACGTTGCTCGCCGGAGCACGGCCGGCGCCGGTGGGTTGGCTCGCCGAGGCCATCATGACAGCCGACGCAACGGACAGCGCGACGGTGGCGATGCGGAGGGCGAGGCTGGCCGCGCCCGACCCATCGGACCTGGCACGAGCCATGCGACAACGTACGTACCTTGCTTAGTTCAGACCGTGGCAAGCAGAAAGCTAGCGCATCACGTAAGACACGTCACGAGCATAAGCAAGACAAGCTAGTTGTTGGGCAGAACAGCCTCTAACTAACGAGAGATtagttcaatttttttctaatgATTATGCATTTAGCCTCGTTACCACATAACACCACATATTTAACGTCACTCAGTGCCAGTTCAACACTAACCGATACtattgatgtatcagtgccagtttttaaACTCTCACGCGCGAACAACAACTGAAGAGTTAAGAAATaccaaccaacactgatagagCACTACAGTATAAAGCTCACATTCTCCTCCAAACGCGACCAGAGCCGCGCAAGCCAACACTGATGtcatttttgccatctctacggTTGAAGGATTGGAGGAGTTAAGTGCTCTAAGATTAATAAGATgatttatatttcttttttagatagatttacttgttAGATTGCTCTAGTGTTGATGGTTGGTGTGTGTTCTATGGTTATgaatttagagatgcaattgatatctaatttaggaaaaatttgcaattttgtcattgttagatgtatagagatgatctacatttgattcttagttggatttagttgctatattgctctagatttgaatttaggtgattattccttggtgttgaattttggaatgagcaagaactctaatataatataaattagagaaagatcattattttgtcattgtagataaTTTAAGAGTAGATTAATAGTCGCATGTAAATAGATTTGGGTGTGTAAAATAAAATCTATGAACAAttacaaatttgccactacttgaattgttattgccattaaaaaattacaaaactaccACTAGAACTATAATTCAAGTGACATCCTtgtaaagaataaaaaaatcagggaggtattttTAAATGTCACTAAAATCTAGcttcaattttctagtatgtgatttgcgtaaattttaaagtctttaatttaaataataatctagtgaattttctctgttcattaatcaacgtagtgaatttaacacaatgGATAGAATATTATGTTGTAGAAATGGCATGTCCACCCACAGGTCGTAATCGGACatggcagcctttggaaggcgggtcccctgACCAGGTCCAAGTACTGGAAGGAGATGAGCTCTCAAATAGATATCAATCAGCAtacgaggtaattcaatgaatttgttttagattttgaaatgtttaatgattataagttgaatgtaTTTAATTATTATGATTTGTAGATGGActggtcatggatgtacaaggatcgagggccagagttctttaTTGGCGTTGAGGATTTTTTGAGGACCGCCGTAGTGTACAAGAAACCAAAAATGAAGCGTGTCGATCagtggctatacattttatacgagagtacaagacaacaagagcactaatcaaaatagcggtgtccgtattgatTCCTATGACCACGGTGGTATTAGAGAAACCTACTGTGGATTTATAGaagagatttgggagcttgaatatggcgagttgatggtccctctgtttcggtgccaatgggttaggCTCCCAgagggagtcaaggtcgacaagtactaTATGAttaccgtggacctcaaactcgtcggatacagataacaaccattcgtgcttgtaAAGGATGTTGCACCagtcttctatgtaaatgaCCCAGGTCTAGCTATCAAGGAGGGGCGTCACGTGGTCCTTCAAGGAAAAGGAAAGATtctcggtgttgaggatgttgtcaacGAAGGagactgcgacaaattcgaTAACTTGCCTACTTTTGGAAAGAATGTCAAacttcctctcattgatgatACTAAGGATACTACCTACATATGCCGCGACCATAACAAAGCATTAATCATTTAATGAAAGCAGCTCTCACGTATTTGTATCGAGGACATGTATGGtgaagagtaactttttgaaagttctaATTTGAGTTCCGCACCATGCAATTGGACTTatgtgaattggttagaattcaaattggattaaaaggagaaaatcaaatgaagagctaaaaatcacaaagttaaccaagaatcagtggttaacgttaattttcatgtaaagagtatgaaaaattaagtttaacataattggtttcacatgttttttatatagatatttcataatttcattacggaattaacaaattacagacttattaataaaataaagataattcattgcacatttcatgtatgcaagtatttttatcatgtaggcgacagtaatacaaactcaacaaatttggttttatatttttctcaactctaataagttttctatgtatttttcaagttttcagctaactttaacaatagaagaatatttccatgGAAAATATATTTATCAGTGCCAGTGCACTAATACTCCACATATCAGTGCCAACTAGTAaaaagaactggcactgatatatttatcagtgtcggttattAATtagaatcggtactgatacatgtatcaatgccggttaaCAACTAGAACCGGTATTGATGCttctgtacatatatatacaccaaCACTTAGCCGCTCTCCTCATTCACTCCATTCACCATTTCAGcacactcctcctcctcccaacgtTCCTCATCCCTGAGCGCCGCTCCTCCCCGACCGCCACCCCCTCCCCGACTgcgtcgcctcctccccgaccacgccacctcctccccagccgccgcctcctcgaccaccgcctcctccccgaccgtgtcgcctcctcctcgaccacgccacctcctccccggccgCTACCTCCtcgaccaccgcctcctccccgaccgcacctcctcctccccggtcgCCGCCTCCTTGACCACTGCCTCCTCCGGACACCTCCTCCCCGGTCGCCACATCCttgaccaccgcctcctccgaACGCTGCCTCCCTGACCACATCTCGACGCGCTaccgctcctcctcccgacgcgtCGATTCCTCCCTGCACTCGGCCATTGAAGGCACTCCCTCCTCTGTTGTTGTTATGCTTCTAAATGTGGTTAgagaattattccaaaaatagttaattatttctaaaattttgtctTGTGAGTTCCATTATGGTTAGAGAATGGTAGTGTGAGATGTTATATGACTATGTATTATGCAGTGTTGGTGCTCAGAAAGTGAAACACTTGCATTCAGTTTCGTGAGTGAAGAACACTTGCACTCAGAAACTCAGAGCAGCTAAAGGGAGGTGGGGAGTTGAATAATGCTGGATGTATCTCTAAGCACAAATTGAATGTGaacttgaaattttttttggctataTAGTTGATGTCTGCTTCGCTAAATTAGTTCAGATTGTGTAAGGTGAAATCGTGTACATATTATGTGTAGCAATGATTCAAATCGTCAATGTCTCTATTATGTGTAGCATTGTACATATATGTTTTTACTTATGAGACATAATCGCATGATTATTCGATATCTAGCATCTTTATATGTCATGAGCTATTTTTAATTGATTTATTTCTAAATGTGAATCGATGAATATATTGTGACCATAATTTGAttacatatctcattaattttaactcGAAATCAAGTGTTTTTGtgtctaaaatttttatgtaggaatggcacatACAAAATCCAACATCGTGCATGGCCCCATTCcgtcccccctccgatacaaggccTTTTCTCATATCCGACTCTAGCCTCGGTAtaagatgagcctgcaaacatggagctggaCCAGACGGGAGGCGGTAGCCCGACTGCGTACCTGAACATGGATCattttgagttggagacagccgctgAGGCTACACAGGGCAGGGCCAAAgatgatgctccagagggtcgGATCGATCCTAATGCTGATACTCCAGAGGGTGACGAGATgacaagagaagagaggagtggatgaGGTTCCAGCAGGATGCCcgagggacgtttcatcatcacAGAGGTCAATTCAGTTAGGGAGTCCACGAGACCTAAAGTTATTCTAGGGCCGTTGAAAATAGCAATTGGATGTCTAGTGGGGGGCCATGttgcaatcacatatagaaTTTGGAGAGATAGAtgagatgacatgtgggtggttcccgataacatcaaggatcttatgtggggcaagttgatGGAAAAGTTTGAATACCCTAAATGATGCAACATGACCAAAACGAAGCatcgtgccctatcaacaatggccatcatgttcaagaatttcaagggtaagcagtggagaaattattacttggtttgtcggacaccaaaatgggatgattatccgacgGTGAAaccattttggaatgatttcatagagtaCATGCAGTCAGATGAAACACAACGACTAAGTGAGGTAAACAAAGCCAGCTCCCATAAGAAcatgtacccccacagaactggctcgcaTGTGTATGTGAGGAAATATGACAAGTGAGAAGAGATAAAAGAACAAGTAACTcacagtggtgccacacctcagatgGCCGACTGGATTGAAagagcgaagcactatctgtatacgagaggggtgactttgtcgGCAGATAGCAGCCTAATCTTTaaaagcgacagagaacagAAAGTGGCGCAAAGAATTGCAGATACCCacacccagtcttcccaaggctctttcaggatAAAACGAGAGAaagaccagctaaccttggcactgggaaccaaggagcacccaaatcgaaccagaggcaagggtgtggtgctttggaaagagggattcccagaagtCGCCGAAAGTTACAGGAGTTAGAAGAGAAGGACAAAAGAACTGGAAGAGCTGCTGGCTTTAGTacgacaagaacttgtacaagagCGTCAGACGACATACGCAAAAATCAAAGAATCACTTCAGCAAAGGAAACAGGCAGCAACAAGGCGAAGAAAATATTGTGAGtcctggtggtcgtcggagcagctgcACATCCGAggggtttgcagaagaagaatcgGCCTGTTACCCTATGGACGACATCATAAAAAGCAAAGTGTGCAAActtgtcgtgcccaccttgaacattaccaccacggTGGCTATAGGGCAGGTCAACCAATGCGTGGAAGGAGCTTTCTTCAACGATCTTCCGATACCGCGGGGATAtgaggtccacgtggactccgtgcgaaGGCCGTACCGTAAGATTGATatggattaccctggagagacgggtccaagaggctcggatcaaacatGGATggcttcattctgtggcccaagcgctacatagtgtttgaagataAGACAGACAAGTTGTCTGATGCGTAGTCGGACCCACCACATAGAATttctccaactcctccatggtcacctccactgtcGCAAAGAAGAGTgtcaactcctccacggtcgtcGCCACCGTCATctagaagagagccaactcctcccttaCGCAAATCGCCACCAAgcgagccaactcctccccctcagaAGTCGGCACtagtgccaccaagagagccaactcctccacctCTGAAGtcactaccaccaccaccaagagaggcaactcatccccctccgaagttgacaacagtTGCACAGTCTAaaaatttgagttcatctcacaAGTCAGTTTTATCCCATAAGCAAAGGGCATCTAAGAAGGTGGCaacacctgagaagttgccttatgaacaaacaccagaggaaaccagagcgatagtggacgccagtgtcaagaaattctttcaaaagtcAGAGCATGGGAAGAAAATACCAATTCGTGCATAAACACAGAAGTTTTTATTGAAGATGACCAAACCTATTGagcgtaagagtaaatcagactacATGTGCATCAAAAGCAAAAAATACTTAAAGGATTCTTCTATCGAACAGATATGACAAGAAcagaatttagaaagatttcttgaataTACTAAGATGAgaaaagagcaatttctagacgAATCCTTGACACCAAAAGCAGTCGAGAGATGGTAATTTAAGTTGGGCGAACTCTTTGTTGCGCCAAATGTGTgggacaaactgacatatcaacttcgaaaattccatgcatggtacatgaaggagtcgtGGGATGGTAAAGAAATGTTAGAGGCCAGATACAAGGATTGAGATTTCCTCCATGGggatggctctatttatatattatttgaggaaatatATCAAATGTACAAACAAGAtaccctcgacgtgtctatcttgagttattggactctgtaagtgtcttacatataattcacaatatacattcatataccaTTGGATtaaatgtcttaacttattccttatgtagaatggaggtat is part of the Phragmites australis chromosome 12, lpPhrAust1.1, whole genome shotgun sequence genome and harbors:
- the LOC133887413 gene encoding CASP-like protein 1U1; this translates as MARARSDGSGAASLALRIATVALSVASAVMMASASQPTGAGRAPASNVSYSDYNSLRYSLAANVISAMLQAAAAWLTARGRGDEGKAVKSLAELIDTVAKVLLYSSSALSFAVEDFGTCGRRVSGVCKGAGEFCQRVRGSGAVSMSAAVALSVSQYLKNVPVSVSFEVDEVKAEAGCGRGCHCRRHRH